One Zeugodacus cucurbitae isolate PBARC_wt_2022May chromosome 3, idZeuCucr1.2, whole genome shotgun sequence genomic region harbors:
- the LOC128920138 gene encoding uncharacterized protein LOC128920138, which translates to MASNNQDLNLISASDLLKEAAKIREFRGDGNCDISSFIREVQLILPLFNENQPAKNYVWERHIKTKIQGEALQIIRTLNSDSSWDEVKTELIRNFGLRESYHQLFHQAITTRQYNTKISRQNFLLRQTNH; encoded by the exons atggcATCTAACAACCAAGACCTAAACCTGATATCAGCATCGGACCTCCTTAAGGAAGCTGCGAAAATCAGAGAGTTTAGAGGCGACGGGAACTGTGACATCTCTTCATTCATTAGAGAGGTGCAACTGATCCTGCCCTTGTTCAACGAGAACCAACCGGCCAAAAATTATGTGTGGGAGAGACACATAAAGACCAAGATCCAAGGAGAGGCGCTCCAGATAATACGAACACTAAACAGCGACTCATCGTGGGACGAAGTGAAGACAGAACTGATACGGAACTTCGGATTAAGAGAAAGCTATCACCAACTCTTCCACCAGGCCATCACAACCAGGCAGTATAAT ACGAAAATAAGCCGACAGAATTTTCTCCTAAGACAAACGaatcattaa